The following proteins are co-located in the Citrobacter freundii ATCC 8090 = MTCC 1658 = NBRC 12681 genome:
- the traT gene encoding complement resistance protein TraT yields MSLKKIAVVGMIVATMTLTGCGAMTTAVKKRNLEVKTQMSETIWLEPSSEKTVYIQVKNTSDKDMSNLQTLLANDLSAKGYKVTSSPDSAYYWVQANVLKADKMDLREAQGFLKTGYEGAAMGAALGAGITAYNSNSSGAALGVGIAAGLIGMAADAMVEDVNYTMVTDLQISERSKAKVTTDNVAALRQGTSGIKLQTSSAQGDRAKYQTRVVSNANKVNLKFEEAKPVLEAQLAKSVANIL; encoded by the coding sequence ATGTCTTTAAAAAAAATCGCGGTTGTTGGCATGATTGTCGCGACAATGACACTGACCGGTTGTGGCGCGATGACCACCGCCGTTAAAAAACGTAACCTTGAAGTGAAAACGCAGATGAGTGAAACCATCTGGCTGGAGCCTTCCAGCGAGAAGACCGTCTACATTCAGGTAAAAAATACCTCTGACAAAGACATGAGTAACCTGCAAACTCTGCTGGCAAATGACCTGTCCGCGAAAGGTTATAAGGTGACCAGCTCACCAGACAGCGCTTATTACTGGGTACAGGCGAACGTATTGAAAGCGGACAAAATGGATCTGCGTGAAGCTCAGGGCTTCCTGAAAACGGGTTATGAAGGTGCCGCGATGGGCGCAGCGTTGGGTGCGGGGATTACCGCCTACAATAGCAACTCCTCTGGTGCGGCGCTGGGTGTTGGTATCGCGGCGGGGCTGATCGGCATGGCTGCGGATGCGATGGTGGAAGATGTAAACTACACCATGGTCACTGACCTGCAGATCTCTGAACGCAGCAAAGCGAAAGTGACAACGGATAACGTTGCGGCGTTGCGTCAAGGGACATCCGGTATCAAGTTGCAAACCAGCAGCGCGCAAGGCGATCGTGCAAAATATCAGACTCGCGTCGTGTCTAATGCTAACAAAGTGAATCTGAAGTTCGAAGAAGCGAAGCCGGTTCTGGAAGCTCAGTTGGCGAAATCTGTCGCTAACATCCTGTAA
- a CDS encoding DUF2950 family protein produces the protein MKNKLLSGMVLFMVSAAAMAQQSFSTPDQATDALANAISEQNESAMSNLLGENWRDFLPPEGVDPDAVDRFLRDWKVRHNTVVDGNTAHLVVGDSDWQLPIPVVKNASGWQFDIKEAAEEILTREIGRNELAAIEALHAYVDAQQSYFAMNQKYAQKIVSSEGKKDGLYWPVSPGEAPSPLGPAFSPQEPGTGYHGYHFRILPDKTSGFAMVAWPVSYDHTGVMSFMINGDDKVYQADLGVDSQQKAQVLTTFHPDKTWQPVAP, from the coding sequence ATGAAAAATAAACTACTCAGTGGAATGGTGTTGTTCATGGTTTCGGCTGCCGCGATGGCACAACAATCCTTCAGCACACCAGACCAGGCGACCGATGCGCTGGCAAACGCGATTAGTGAGCAAAATGAAAGTGCAATGAGCAACCTGCTCGGGGAAAACTGGCGTGATTTTCTACCGCCAGAAGGCGTCGATCCTGATGCGGTTGATCGTTTCCTGCGCGACTGGAAGGTTCGCCATAATACCGTTGTCGACGGCAATACCGCGCATCTGGTGGTCGGGGATAGCGACTGGCAACTGCCAATCCCGGTCGTCAAAAACGCTTCAGGCTGGCAATTTGATATCAAGGAAGCGGCCGAAGAGATCCTGACCCGTGAGATTGGACGTAACGAACTCGCGGCTATCGAGGCGTTACACGCTTATGTAGACGCCCAGCAGAGCTATTTTGCGATGAACCAGAAATACGCGCAAAAGATTGTCAGTTCTGAAGGGAAAAAGGATGGTCTGTACTGGCCTGTTTCGCCCGGCGAAGCGCCAAGCCCGCTCGGTCCGGCCTTTAGTCCACAGGAACCTGGCACGGGCTATCACGGCTATCATTTTCGTATCCTTCCCGACAAAACCAGCGGTTTTGCCATGGTGGCCTGGCCTGTTAGCTATGATCACACCGGCGTGATGAGTTTTATGATTAACGGTGATGATAAAGTCTATCAGGCCGATCTCGGCGTTGATTCTCAGCAAAAAGCACAGGTGTTAACCACATTCCATCCGGATAAAACCTGGCAGCCCGTAGCGCCCTGA
- a CDS encoding DUF3300 domain-containing protein, with product MKLPLKPHLLVLLCSVGLFAASGVMFVKSRATEPAAPAPVAQQPSAPAPAPIAAPAPADQTAPVVAPTYSAAQIDQWVAPIALYPDSLLSQILMASTYPANVIQAAQWSKDNPKMQGDAAIQAVASQPWDPSVKSLVAFPQLMSLMGENPPWVQSLGDAFLAQPKDVMDSVQRLRALAQQTGALQSTPQQTVTTSVKNVPPPRTQTQEGVTVQSTAPPAPTVIKIESADPQVVYVPTYNPNTVYGTWPNTAYPPTYLPPTPGEQFGNSFVNGLGFSLGVATTYAIFSNIDWDDDDDHHHNDDWDNHGGYNRNGDNNININVDNFNKISGQRLTDANRTWQHNPAYREGVPYPNNQLNNRFHSTNTATGLSSTQQRPVNRDSQRQAAMSQMEKSTGKTFPQTARTGTKDAQRQASSQQLKQISQRNNYRGYDTKPQTAKRTSTQQRENRQAVAQRQEKRVTQPAQQRNLQQRTSQPRANALSGNDSRSANWQAQQQRGAQSRQVARNQPSRQPSGGRAEHREFRHR from the coding sequence ATGAAGTTGCCCCTTAAGCCACATCTGCTTGTCCTTTTGTGCAGTGTCGGGCTGTTTGCCGCCTCAGGCGTGATGTTCGTTAAAAGTCGTGCTACGGAGCCTGCGGCTCCGGCCCCCGTTGCACAGCAACCGTCAGCACCGGCTCCAGCGCCAATAGCGGCCCCTGCCCCGGCCGACCAAACAGCGCCCGTCGTGGCACCAACCTACTCGGCAGCACAAATCGATCAGTGGGTTGCACCTATCGCACTCTATCCAGACTCGCTGCTGTCGCAAATTTTGATGGCCTCAACCTATCCGGCTAACGTCATCCAGGCCGCACAGTGGTCAAAAGACAATCCCAAAATGCAGGGCGATGCCGCCATTCAGGCCGTTGCCAGCCAGCCCTGGGATCCCAGCGTGAAATCGCTGGTCGCCTTTCCTCAGTTGATGTCGCTGATGGGTGAAAATCCGCCGTGGGTACAAAGTCTGGGCGATGCTTTCCTTGCGCAGCCAAAAGATGTTATGGATTCCGTTCAACGCCTGCGTGCACTGGCGCAACAGACCGGTGCGTTGCAATCGACACCGCAGCAGACAGTCACCACGAGTGTGAAAAATGTGCCTCCTCCTCGTACCCAAACTCAAGAAGGAGTAACAGTTCAATCGACGGCCCCACCGGCTCCAACGGTAATCAAAATTGAATCCGCCGATCCGCAGGTGGTGTACGTTCCTACCTATAACCCGAATACGGTTTACGGTACCTGGCCGAACACCGCCTATCCGCCAACCTATCTGCCGCCAACGCCCGGTGAGCAGTTTGGTAACAGCTTCGTTAATGGTTTAGGCTTCAGCCTCGGTGTTGCCACAACTTATGCCATCTTCAGCAACATCGACTGGGATGACGACGACGATCACCATCATAATGATGACTGGGATAACCATGGCGGCTATAACCGTAATGGTGATAACAACATCAATATTAACGTTGATAACTTTAATAAAATCAGTGGGCAACGACTGACAGACGCCAACCGTACCTGGCAGCACAACCCGGCCTATCGTGAGGGTGTGCCATACCCAAATAACCAGCTCAATAACCGCTTCCACTCCACTAACACGGCTACAGGTTTAAGTTCAACCCAGCAAAGACCGGTCAACCGTGATAGCCAACGCCAGGCTGCGATGAGCCAAATGGAAAAATCAACGGGAAAAACATTCCCGCAGACGGCGCGTACGGGCACGAAAGACGCCCAGCGTCAGGCATCCAGCCAACAGCTGAAGCAAATTTCCCAACGTAATAACTACCGTGGTTACGATACCAAACCGCAAACCGCGAAACGGACAAGCACACAGCAACGTGAGAATCGTCAGGCAGTCGCCCAGCGACAGGAGAAACGGGTCACGCAACCGGCGCAGCAGCGCAATCTTCAACAACGGACCAGCCAGCCACGCGCCAATGCGCTGAGCGGGAACGACAGTCGCTCCGCCAACTGGCAGGCGCAGCAACAGCGGGGGGCACAGAGCCGGCAGGTCGCCCGTAATCAGCCATCGCGCCAGCCTTCTGGCGGGCGTGCTGAACACCGTGAATTCCGTCATCGTTAA
- the acnB gene encoding bifunctional aconitate hydratase 2/2-methylisocitrate dehydratase, translating into MLEEYRKHVAERAAQGIVPKPLDATQMAALVELLKTPPVGEEEFLLDLLINRVPPGVDEAAYVKAGFLAAVAKGDTTSPLVTPEKAIELLGTMQGGYNIHPLIDALDDAKLAPIAAKALSSTLLMFDNFYDVEEKAKAGNEYAKQVMQSWADAEWFLNRPALAEKITVTVFKVTGETNTDDLSPAPDAWSRPDIPLHALAMLKNAREGIEPDQPGVVGPIKQIEELQKKGYPLAYVGDVVGTGSSRKSATNSVLWFMGDDIPHVPNKRGGGLCLGGKIAPIFFNTMEDAGALPIEVDVSNMNMGDVIDVYPFKGEVRNHETGELLASFELKTDVLIDEVRAGGRIPLIIGRGLTTKAREALGLPHSDVFRQAKDVAESSRGFSLAQKMVGRACGVKGIRPGAYCEPKMTSVGSQDTTGPMTRDELKDLACLGFSADLVMQSFCHTAAYPKPVDVTTHHTLPDFIMNRGGVSLRPGDGVIHSWLNRMLLPDTVGTGGDSHTRFPIGISFPAGSGLVAFAAATGVMPLDMPESVLVRFKGKMQPGITLRDLVHAIPLYAIKQGLLTVEKKGKKNIFSGRILEIEGLPDLKVEQAFELTDASAERSAAGCTIKLNKEPIIEYLNSNIVLLKWMIAEGYGDRRTLERRVQGMEKWLADPQLLEADADAEYAAVIDIDLADIKEPILCAPNDPDDARLLSDVQGEKIDEVFIGSCMTNIGHFRAAGKLLDAHKGQLPTRLWVAPPTRMDAAQLTEEGYYSVFGKSGARIEIPGCSLCMGNQARVADGATVVSTSTRNFPNRLGTGANVYLASAELAAVAALIGKLPTAEEYQTYVAQVDKTAVDTYRYLNFDQLSQYTEKADGVIFQTAV; encoded by the coding sequence GTGCTAGAAGAATACCGTAAGCACGTAGCTGAGCGTGCTGCCCAGGGGATTGTGCCAAAACCTTTAGACGCAACCCAAATGGCCGCACTTGTCGAGCTGCTGAAGACCCCGCCTGTGGGCGAAGAAGAATTCCTGTTAGACCTGTTGATCAACCGTGTTCCTCCTGGCGTAGATGAAGCCGCTTATGTTAAAGCTGGTTTTCTCGCTGCCGTCGCGAAAGGCGACACCACCTCCCCGCTGGTTACTCCAGAAAAAGCCATTGAACTGCTGGGCACCATGCAGGGTGGTTACAACATTCATCCGCTGATCGACGCGCTGGATGACGCCAAACTGGCACCGATTGCCGCCAAAGCGCTCTCTTCAACGCTGCTGATGTTCGATAACTTCTACGATGTGGAAGAAAAAGCCAAAGCGGGCAACGAATATGCGAAGCAGGTAATGCAATCCTGGGCCGATGCCGAATGGTTCCTGAACCGTCCGGCTCTGGCTGAAAAAATCACCGTTACCGTCTTTAAAGTGACCGGTGAAACCAACACCGATGACCTTTCTCCGGCACCGGACGCATGGTCCCGCCCAGATATCCCGCTGCACGCGCTGGCGATGCTGAAAAACGCCCGTGAAGGTATCGAACCGGATCAGCCGGGCGTAGTTGGCCCGATCAAACAGATCGAAGAATTGCAGAAAAAAGGTTACCCGCTGGCTTATGTGGGTGATGTTGTCGGTACCGGTTCTTCGCGTAAATCCGCGACCAACTCCGTGCTGTGGTTCATGGGTGACGACATTCCTCATGTGCCGAACAAGCGCGGCGGCGGCCTGTGCCTCGGCGGCAAAATTGCACCTATCTTCTTCAACACCATGGAAGATGCGGGCGCACTGCCGATTGAAGTGGACGTGTCGAACATGAACATGGGCGACGTGATTGACGTTTACCCGTTCAAAGGCGAAGTACGCAACCACGAAACAGGCGAACTGCTGGCCAGCTTTGAGCTGAAAACCGATGTCCTGATCGACGAAGTACGTGCCGGTGGTCGTATTCCGTTGATCATCGGTCGTGGCCTGACCACCAAAGCGCGCGAAGCGCTGGGTCTGCCGCACTCAGACGTCTTCCGTCAGGCGAAAGACGTGGCGGAAAGCAGCCGTGGCTTCTCCCTGGCACAGAAAATGGTTGGCCGCGCCTGCGGCGTGAAAGGTATCCGTCCGGGCGCGTACTGCGAACCGAAGATGACCTCCGTGGGATCTCAGGATACCACCGGTCCAATGACCCGTGACGAACTGAAAGACCTGGCGTGCCTGGGCTTCTCAGCTGACCTGGTGATGCAGTCCTTCTGTCACACCGCTGCCTATCCGAAGCCGGTTGACGTGACCACGCACCACACGCTGCCAGACTTCATCATGAACCGTGGTGGTGTTTCCCTGCGTCCGGGCGATGGTGTTATCCACTCCTGGCTGAACCGTATGCTGCTGCCGGATACCGTAGGTACCGGTGGTGACTCCCATACCCGTTTCCCTATCGGGATCTCCTTCCCGGCAGGTTCTGGTTTGGTGGCGTTTGCTGCAGCGACCGGCGTGATGCCGCTGGATATGCCGGAATCGGTACTGGTGCGCTTCAAAGGTAAAATGCAGCCGGGTATCACTCTGCGTGACCTGGTTCACGCCATTCCGCTGTACGCGATCAAACAGGGTCTACTGACCGTTGAGAAGAAAGGTAAGAAGAACATCTTCTCTGGCCGCATCCTTGAAATCGAAGGTCTGCCGGATCTCAAAGTGGAGCAGGCGTTCGAACTGACCGATGCTTCCGCAGAGCGTTCTGCTGCGGGCTGTACCATCAAGCTGAACAAAGAGCCGATCATTGAGTATCTGAACTCTAACATCGTTCTGCTGAAGTGGATGATCGCGGAAGGCTACGGCGACCGTCGTACGCTGGAACGTCGTGTGCAGGGCATGGAAAAATGGCTGGCGGATCCGCAGTTGCTGGAAGCCGACGCTGACGCAGAATACGCGGCGGTGATCGACATTGACCTGGCTGACATCAAAGAACCAATCTTGTGTGCACCGAACGATCCGGACGACGCGCGTCTGCTGTCTGACGTACAGGGTGAGAAGATCGACGAAGTGTTCATCGGCTCCTGCATGACTAACATCGGCCACTTCCGTGCCGCAGGTAAGCTGCTGGATGCGCACAAAGGCCAACTGCCGACACGTCTGTGGGTGGCTCCGCCAACCCGTATGGATGCGGCACAGCTGACCGAAGAAGGTTATTACAGCGTGTTCGGTAAGAGCGGTGCGCGTATCGAAATCCCAGGCTGCTCTCTGTGCATGGGTAACCAGGCGCGTGTCGCCGACGGCGCAACGGTGGTCTCGACCTCTACTCGTAACTTCCCGAACCGTTTAGGTACCGGGGCAAACGTCTACCTGGCTTCTGCGGAGCTGGCGGCGGTTGCGGCGCTGATTGGCAAACTGCCGACGGCGGAAGAGTACCAGACCTATGTGGCGCAGGTGGATAAAACTGCCGTGGATACTTACCGTTATCTGAACTTCGACCAGCTGTCTCAGTATACGGAGAAAGCCGATGGTGTGATTTTCCAGACCGCGGTGTAA
- the yacL gene encoding protein YacL gives MDYEFLRDITGVVKVRMSMGHEVVGHWFNEEVKENLALLDEVEQAARAVKGSERSWQRAGHEYTLWLDGEEVMVRANQLEFSGDEMEEGMSYYDEESFSLCGVEDFLQVVAAYREFVQQR, from the coding sequence ATGGATTACGAATTTCTGCGCGATATTACCGGGGTGGTAAAAGTGCGTATGTCCATGGGCCACGAGGTGGTGGGGCACTGGTTTAATGAAGAAGTGAAAGAAAACCTGGCCTTACTTGATGAAGTGGAGCAGGCGGCGCGTGCGGTTAAGGGCAGTGAGCGCTCCTGGCAGCGAGCAGGGCATGAATACACGCTCTGGCTGGATGGCGAAGAAGTGATGGTTCGCGCTAATCAGTTGGAGTTCTCTGGAGATGAGATGGAAGAGGGGATGAGCTATTACGACGAAGAAAGTTTTTCGCTTTGTGGTGTAGAGGACTTTCTTCAGGTTGTGGCGGCATACCGCGAATTTGTGCAACAGCGTTAA
- a CDS encoding YacC family pilotin-like protein: MKTFFRTVLFGSLMAVCANSYALSESEAEDMADLTAVFVFLKNDCGYQNLPNGQIRRALVFFAQQNQWDLSNYDTFNMKALGEDSYRDLSGIGIPTAKKCKALARDSLSLLAYVK, translated from the coding sequence ATGAAGACGTTTTTCAGAACAGTTTTGTTCGGCAGCCTGATGGCCGTATGCGCAAACAGCTACGCGCTCAGCGAGTCCGAAGCCGAAGATATGGCCGATTTAACGGCAGTTTTTGTTTTTCTGAAAAATGACTGTGGATACCAGAATTTGCCTAATGGGCAGATCCGTCGCGCACTGGTCTTTTTTGCCCAGCAAAACCAGTGGGACCTGAGTAATTACGATACCTTCAATATGAAAGCGCTGGGTGAAGACAGCTACCGCGATCTCAGCGGTATCGGCATCCCCACGGCAAAGAAATGCAAAGCACTGGCGCGTGATTCTCTGAGCCTGCTGGCGTACGTGAAGTAA
- the cueO gene encoding multicopper oxidase CueO, with amino-acid sequence MQRRDFLKYSVALGVASALPLWSRSVFAADRPALPIPDLLTADASNRIQLIVQAGQSNFAGKTATTWGYNGNLLGPAVKLNKGQSVNVDIHNQLAEETTLHWHGLEIPGEVDGGPQGIIPAGGKRSVTFTPDQRAATCWFHPHQHGKTGHQVAMGLAGLVLIEDEEIRKLMLPKQWGIDDVPVIIQDKQFSADGQVDYQLDIMTAAVGWFGDTLLTNGAIYPQHAAPRGWLRLRLLNGCNARSLNIAASDNRPLYVIASDGGLLAEPVKVTELPMLMGERFEVLVDVSDGKAFDLVTLPVSQMGMAIAPFDKPHPVMRVQPLLITASGTLPDTLTSMPSLPSLEGLTVRKLQLSMDPMLDMMGMQMLMKKFGGQAMAGMDHGKMMGHMNNDNMDHGNMNHGNMNHGEMGNMQHGNMGNMKHGGSFDFHNANRINGQAFDMNKPMFAAAKGQHERWVISGQGDMMLHPFHIHGTQFRILSENGKAPAAHRAGWKDTVRVEGGVSEVLVKFDHDAPKEHAYMAHCHLLEHEDTGMMLGFTV; translated from the coding sequence ATGCAACGTCGTGATTTTTTAAAGTACTCCGTGGCGCTGGGCGTAGCGTCAGCGTTACCTCTGTGGAGCCGGAGCGTATTTGCCGCCGACCGTCCCGCCTTACCCATTCCTGATCTGTTAACCGCCGATGCTTCGAATCGCATCCAACTGATCGTGCAAGCCGGGCAGTCAAACTTTGCCGGTAAGACGGCCACGACCTGGGGATATAACGGCAATCTGCTCGGACCGGCGGTCAAGCTGAACAAAGGGCAATCGGTGAACGTGGATATCCATAACCAGCTTGCCGAAGAGACGACGTTGCACTGGCACGGGCTGGAAATCCCTGGTGAAGTCGACGGTGGGCCGCAAGGCATAATCCCGGCGGGCGGGAAACGTTCAGTGACCTTCACGCCGGATCAGCGCGCGGCAACCTGCTGGTTCCACCCTCATCAGCATGGAAAGACCGGTCATCAGGTAGCGATGGGGCTGGCCGGACTGGTGCTGATTGAAGACGAAGAGATTCGCAAGCTGATGCTGCCTAAGCAGTGGGGAATTGATGATGTGCCGGTAATTATTCAGGACAAACAGTTCTCTGCTGATGGGCAGGTTGATTATCAACTGGACATCATGACCGCCGCAGTCGGCTGGTTTGGCGATACGCTGCTGACCAATGGGGCGATTTATCCTCAGCATGCCGCACCGCGCGGCTGGCTGCGCCTGCGTCTGTTGAATGGTTGTAACGCGCGCTCGCTGAACATTGCGGCCAGCGACAATCGTCCTTTGTACGTCATTGCCAGCGACGGTGGACTGTTGGCGGAACCGGTAAAAGTGACCGAGCTTCCTATGCTGATGGGCGAGCGCTTTGAAGTGCTGGTGGATGTCAGTGACGGCAAAGCTTTTGATCTGGTCACTCTGCCGGTCAGCCAGATGGGGATGGCAATTGCGCCATTTGATAAGCCGCACCCGGTGATGCGCGTTCAGCCGCTGCTGATTACCGCTTCCGGCACGCTGCCGGATACGCTGACATCCATGCCATCGCTGCCGTCACTGGAAGGTCTGACGGTGCGCAAGCTGCAGCTGTCGATGGATCCGATGCTCGATATGATGGGCATGCAAATGCTGATGAAGAAATTCGGCGGTCAGGCCATGGCGGGTATGGATCATGGAAAGATGATGGGCCATATGAATAATGACAATATGGACCACGGCAATATGAATCATGGCAATATGAACCATGGTGAGATGGGGAATATGCAGCATGGCAACATGGGCAACATGAAGCATGGCGGATCGTTTGATTTCCATAATGCCAACCGGATTAATGGTCAGGCGTTTGATATGAATAAACCGATGTTTGCCGCGGCAAAAGGGCAGCATGAACGCTGGGTGATTTCCGGTCAGGGCGACATGATGCTGCATCCGTTCCACATTCACGGCACGCAGTTCCGCATTCTGTCTGAGAATGGCAAAGCGCCTGCGGCACACCGTGCGGGATGGAAGGACACGGTGCGGGTAGAAGGCGGCGTGAGCGAGGTATTGGTTAAGTTTGACCATGACGCGCCAAAAGAGCATGCCTATATGGCGCACTGCCATCTGTTAGAGCATGAAGATACCGGGATGATGCTCGGCTTCACCGTCTAA
- the tcp gene encoding methyl-accepting chemotaxis citrate transducer, with product MIKNVRVITGILLVLAIFCLLQAVTGSFFYSAVNNDRHNFQNSGTLNAQQENLSDSVNTLIKTRVTVTRVAIRFLKNQRDPASLAAIDTLLKTASESMKKAEGYFAHYQSLPQVSGQNPQIASEMEKQYRQMHDVMALSIEYLRANNYQAYGDLDAQKAQDEMEASYDQWRNENNALLQHAAAENQHSFTRMQWTLGAIVVAVLIVLGMIWSGLQHMLLKPLAQIMEHIRIITRGDLTHQLDVQGRNEMGRLATGLDEMRQSLISTVTSVRNSSETIHSGAAEISSGNNDLSSRTEQQAASLEETAASMEQLTATVKQNTDNAKQATQLAKNASDTAARGGRVVDTVVHTMSEIAGSSQQIAQITSVIDSIAFQTNILALNAAVEAARAGEQGRGFAVVAGEVRTLASRSAQAAKEIKALIDNSTHSVGMGSQQVSDAGKTMKEIVAAVTRVTDIMGEIASASEEQSRGIEQVSLAVSQMDSVTQQNAALVEESAAAAASLEQQAEQLRLAVAAFRITRDTSNSEHRKPPKDAPQATSAGSTTQDPHWETF from the coding sequence ATGATTAAAAATGTGCGCGTTATTACCGGCATTCTTCTGGTTCTCGCCATTTTCTGTTTGCTACAGGCCGTGACAGGAAGTTTTTTTTATTCTGCAGTAAACAATGATCGCCATAATTTCCAGAACTCAGGCACCCTGAATGCCCAACAGGAAAATCTGAGTGATAGCGTCAATACGCTGATTAAAACCCGGGTAACGGTAACCCGCGTAGCAATTCGTTTCTTAAAGAACCAACGCGATCCGGCCTCACTGGCGGCAATTGATACTTTGCTAAAAACGGCGAGTGAGTCGATGAAGAAGGCTGAAGGATACTTCGCGCATTATCAGTCATTGCCGCAGGTGTCGGGGCAGAATCCGCAAATTGCATCTGAAATGGAAAAACAGTATCGGCAGATGCACGACGTGATGGCGTTATCGATAGAGTATCTGCGCGCGAATAACTATCAGGCCTATGGCGATCTTGATGCTCAGAAGGCGCAAGATGAAATGGAAGCCAGCTATGACCAGTGGCGTAACGAAAATAACGCGTTGCTTCAGCACGCGGCGGCGGAGAATCAGCACAGCTTTACCCGCATGCAATGGACATTAGGGGCAATTGTCGTCGCTGTGCTCATCGTTCTGGGCATGATCTGGAGTGGGTTGCAGCATATGCTGCTTAAACCCCTGGCGCAGATTATGGAGCATATTCGCATTATTACCCGTGGTGATTTGACCCATCAACTCGACGTCCAGGGACGTAATGAAATGGGGCGTTTGGCGACGGGGTTAGATGAAATGCGACAGTCGCTGATTTCGACAGTCACGTCGGTGCGTAACAGCTCAGAAACGATTCATAGCGGTGCAGCGGAAATCTCGTCAGGTAACAACGATCTGTCTTCGCGTACCGAACAGCAGGCTGCTTCACTTGAAGAGACTGCCGCCAGCATGGAACAGCTTACTGCAACCGTGAAGCAAAATACGGACAATGCGAAACAGGCGACTCAACTGGCTAAGAATGCGTCTGATACTGCCGCGCGTGGTGGACGGGTTGTTGATACTGTCGTGCACACGATGAGTGAAATTGCCGGTAGTTCACAGCAAATTGCGCAGATCACCAGCGTCATCGACAGTATTGCTTTCCAGACCAATATCCTGGCGCTCAACGCGGCGGTTGAGGCAGCCAGAGCAGGAGAGCAGGGACGAGGATTTGCTGTTGTAGCGGGTGAAGTCCGTACTCTGGCAAGCCGTAGCGCTCAGGCAGCCAAAGAGATCAAAGCGTTGATTGATAACTCAACTCACAGCGTGGGGATGGGATCTCAGCAGGTGTCGGACGCGGGTAAAACGATGAAAGAGATTGTCGCTGCGGTCACCCGCGTGACGGACATCATGGGGGAAATCGCTTCAGCCTCAGAGGAACAGAGTCGGGGGATTGAGCAGGTGAGTCTCGCGGTCTCGCAGATGGACAGTGTTACACAACAAAACGCCGCGCTGGTAGAAGAGTCTGCCGCCGCCGCCGCTTCGTTGGAACAACAAGCTGAACAGTTACGCCTGGCCGTGGCAGCATTTCGCATCACTCGCGATACCTCCAACAGTGAGCATCGGAAACCGCCTAAGGATGCTCCACAAGCAACCTCTGCGGGGAGTACGACACAAGACCCGCATTGGGAAACGTTTTAG
- the hpt gene encoding hypoxanthine phosphoribosyltransferase, translated as MKHTVEVMIPEAEIKARIAELGRQINERYKDSGSDMVLVGLLRGSFMFMADLCREVHVSHEVDFMTASSYGSGMSTTRDVKILKDLDEDIRGKDVLIVEDIIDSGNTLSKVREILSLREPKSLAICTLLDKPSRREVNVPVEFIGFSIPDEFVVGYGIDYAQRYRHLPYVGKVVLLDE; from the coding sequence ATGAAACATACTGTTGAAGTGATGATCCCGGAAGCGGAGATCAAAGCGCGTATTGCTGAACTGGGGCGCCAGATTAACGAACGTTACAAAGACAGCGGCAGCGATATGGTGCTGGTTGGTCTGTTACGTGGCTCATTTATGTTTATGGCGGATCTGTGCCGTGAAGTGCATGTCTCCCACGAAGTCGATTTCATGACGGCATCCAGCTATGGCAGCGGAATGTCTACTACGCGTGATGTTAAAATCCTGAAAGACCTGGATGAAGACATTCGTGGCAAAGACGTGCTGATTGTCGAAGACATCATCGACTCCGGCAATACGCTGTCCAAAGTGCGTGAAATTCTGAGCCTGCGCGAGCCGAAATCCCTGGCTATCTGCACGCTGTTGGACAAACCTTCTCGTCGTGAAGTGAATGTTCCGGTCGAGTTTATCGGATTCTCTATTCCAGATGAGTTTGTGGTCGGTTACGGCATTGACTATGCCCAGCGTTATCGCCATCTGCCGTATGTTGGCAAAGTGGTGCTGCTGGACGAGTAA